In the genome of Hydrogenimonas thermophila, the window TGATGTTTTTTTACTAACTGGGGTTCAAAGGTTCCATTTCTATCTCTTGGAACTTCTAACTCAAACTCTCCTACGGAGCTTTTCATCTTTTTTGAAGATTTACCGTTTTTACGATTTTTTATCTCTTTGGATAAGTGTGATTCAAGCTCTGCTTCTAAAGCAGCTTCTGTAAGTTGTTTTATAAGTGGAGCAAGCACTCCATCTTTTCCATCTATTTTTGCACCTCTTTTTATCTGCTCAAGTGCTTCATTTAAATCAAATGTCTCTTTCATGTGTCTTTCCTTTAGAATATGTTATTCTATCGGATTGACACAAAATTTCTAA includes:
- a CDS encoding transposase; translation: MKETFDLNEALEQIKRGAKIDGKDGVLAPLIKQLTEAALEAELESHLSKEIKNRKNGKSSKKMKSSVGEFELEVPRDRNGTFEPQLVKKH